In one window of Macadamia integrifolia cultivar HAES 741 chromosome 2, SCU_Mint_v3, whole genome shotgun sequence DNA:
- the LOC122065061 gene encoding polyadenylate-binding protein-interacting protein 6-like codes for MKPGTSSLNPYAESYVPISKRGKENKAFEIIAGQPECGNGTAWSGSPSENQKVTQQNQFQGETSLAYNIHGIEELLDSEDGTPKGQSVYSSHDSWSQNRSNMTRKQRTFEDSEMDLEYLGVMFPFISDQSLADVYSVNEGDVEASVDMLQQLEVMNCCSDRHHKLLFIKVFLLAIHCS; via the exons ATGAAGCCAGGAACATCTTCTTTGAATCCCTATGCAGAATCTTACGTACCTATCTCGAAACGAGGGAAGGAAAACAAAGCATTTGAGATAATTGCTGGGCAACCAGAGTGTGGCAATGGAACTGCCTGGTCTGGATCTCCATCTGAGAACCAGAAAGTGACTCAACAGAACCAGTTCCAAGGAGAAACTTCTCTTGCCTACAACATCCATGGCATTGAAGAACTACTTGATTCTGAGGATGGGACACCGAAGGGCCAATCAGTTTATAGTTCTCATGATTCATGGTCACAGAATCGAAGTAACATGACAAGAAAACAGAGAACTTTTGAAGATTCTGAGATGGATTTGGAATATCTTGGCGTCATGTTTCCTTTTATATCTGATCAGTCACTTGCTGATGTGTACTCCGTAAATGAGGGTGACGTAGAAGCATCAGTTGATATGTTGCAACAACTTGAGGTAATGAACTGTTGTAGTGATAGGCATCATAAACTCCTTTTTATTAAGGTGTTTTTACTGGCAAT TCACTGTAGTTAG
- the LOC122088759 gene encoding F-box protein CPR1-like yields the protein MAEENEKIREEEAMAIKNLPEVLIVDILSRLPVKSLLRFSCVCKSWCALIVKDPVFIKLHLSRSLASNSNLSLIFSGSHLSSVEFDVCEQQEVDQVELDHPLKSPRYRIEVLGSCNGLLCISRSYVGNVILWNPSTRRHQKLPIIPGENRMQSCTPRELAYGFGYNTTTEDYKVVRIRQWDFRKDDLSDNYWYSEVNVYELSTNSWRSIGNMPLQRFQHRFGFLVNSAIHWLAESETIADTVSSTVISFDFKDEEFREVPLPDFVEDNFDMRIGVLGGELCVICNFVGVHVELWVMKHYGAKESWVKQFSIEQSVIGSFDYIRPICYSKIGEVLFEKDSKELVLYDSSRGRAKNLIISGVYETATCIGSLVLLDARDGPEHEERKKKETE from the coding sequence ATGGCGGAGGAGAATGAGAAGATAAGGGAAGAGGAGGCAATGGCAATCAAGAATCTCCCTGAGGTTCTCATCGTGGACATACTATCAAGGCTTCCGGTCAAGTCTCTTTTAAGGTTCAGCTGCGTATGCAAATCCTGGTGTGCTCTTATAGTAAAAGATCCTGTGTTCATCAAATTACACCTCAGCCGATCACTTGCAAGCAATAGCAATCTCAGCCTCATTTTCTCAGGCTCTCATCTCTCCTCTGTCGAATTCGATGTTTGCGAACAGCAGGAGGTGGATCAGGTAGAACTCGATCATCCTCTCAAGTCTCCACGGTACAGAATTGAAGTATTGGGTTCTTGCAACGGCTTACTCTGTATATCCAGAAGTTATGTGGGGAACGTAATCCTCTGGAATCCTTCTACAAGAAGACATCAAAAGCTACCCATTATACCTGGAGAGAATCGCATGCAATCCTGCACTCCCCGTGAATTAGCTTACGGATTTGGATATAACACCACGACCGAAGATTACAAGGTGGTAAGGATTCGGCAGTGGGATTTTCGTAAAGATGACCTCTCTGATAACTATTGGTATTCAGAGGTGAACGTCTATGAACTAAGCACCAACTCATGGAGAAGTATTGGGAACATGCCCTTACAACGCTTTCAACACCGATTTGGGTTTCTTGTAAATTCTGCAATTCATTGGCTTGCAGAGAGCGAGACAATAGCTGACACTGTCTCCAGTACTGTTATATCCTTTGACTTTAAAGATGAGGAGTTTCGAGAGGTGCCACTGCCTGACTTTGTTGAAGATAATTTTGATATGAGAATTGGGGTTCTTGGAGGAGAACTTTGCGTGATTTGTAATTTCGTCGGGGTCCATGTTGAGTTGTGGGTGATGAAGCATTATGGCGCAAAAGAATCTTGGGTGAAACAGTTCTCAATTGAGCAATCAGTGATAGGGTCTTTTGACTATATCCGGCCTATATGCTATTCAAAGATTGGTGAAGTTTTATTTGAGAAGGATTCGAAAGAGCTGGTCCTGTATGATTCTAGTAGAGGAAGGGCTAAGAATCTAATTATTAGTGGTGTTTATGAAACAGCAACTTGCATTGGGAGTCTTGTTCTACTCGATGCCAGAGATGGCCCAGAacatgaagaaaggaagaaaaaggaaacggAATAG